Proteins encoded within one genomic window of Candidatus Polarisedimenticolia bacterium:
- the nadB gene encoding L-aspartate oxidase has translation MDPIFDTVVAGSGIAGLRAAIEIAGGGGRIAVLTKDSPTDSATDKAQGGLAAVLSDDDEVSLHFQDTIEAGDGLCHEGAVRVLVEEGPALALELIDWGARFDREGTRIALAREAAHSKRRILRAQGDSTGREIARALVARASGEHGITLVERTFSIDLVLAGGRCVGVLALDETEGRSILLRARAVVLATGGAGQAYLETTNPPQATGDGMAMAYRAGAEMMDMEFVQFHPTALQLPGVPRFLLSEAMRGEGGRLENAAGEPFMTRVDARGDLAPRDIVARGIVAEMRRTRHPSVYLSMRHLDPDFVRRRFPTIAATCARHGLDIGRDRIPVTPAAHYMMGGVKTDLWGRTSIPGLYAAGEAACTGVHGANRLASNSLLEGLVFGARAGRAILGDAPAPPPEGPIAGDPDVARSIDPARALEVLGALRRVLWEGAGILRDATGLERSIATTLDLERGLAPRRATRAGVEARNLLFVGRLIAESALRRRESRGAHFREDFPEREPGRGRHAIIAPGAPAPDLPRLAVPVGD, from the coding sequence GTGGATCCGATTTTCGATACCGTGGTGGCCGGCAGCGGCATCGCCGGCCTGCGCGCCGCCATCGAGATCGCCGGCGGGGGCGGGCGGATCGCCGTTCTCACCAAGGACTCTCCCACCGACTCGGCGACCGACAAGGCCCAGGGCGGCCTGGCGGCGGTCCTGTCGGACGACGACGAGGTCTCCCTCCACTTCCAGGACACGATCGAGGCGGGAGACGGCCTGTGCCACGAGGGGGCGGTGCGGGTGCTGGTCGAGGAAGGGCCGGCGCTCGCGCTCGAGCTGATCGACTGGGGGGCGCGCTTCGACCGGGAGGGGACCCGCATCGCCCTGGCGCGGGAGGCGGCGCACAGCAAGAGGCGCATCCTGCGCGCCCAGGGTGATTCGACCGGGCGCGAGATCGCGCGCGCCCTGGTCGCCAGGGCCTCCGGAGAGCACGGCATCACCCTGGTCGAGCGCACCTTCTCCATCGATCTGGTCCTGGCGGGCGGGCGCTGCGTCGGGGTCCTGGCTCTCGACGAGACCGAGGGCCGCTCCATCCTGCTGCGCGCCCGGGCGGTGGTCCTGGCGACCGGCGGGGCCGGGCAGGCCTATCTCGAGACCACCAATCCGCCGCAGGCCACGGGCGACGGCATGGCGATGGCCTACCGCGCCGGCGCCGAGATGATGGACATGGAGTTCGTGCAGTTCCATCCCACGGCGCTTCAGCTCCCGGGCGTGCCGCGGTTTCTCCTGTCGGAAGCGATGCGCGGGGAGGGGGGCCGCCTCGAGAACGCGGCGGGGGAGCCGTTCATGACCCGCGTCGACGCGCGCGGCGACCTGGCGCCGCGTGACATCGTGGCGCGCGGCATCGTCGCCGAGATGCGCCGCACGCGTCATCCCTCCGTCTATCTCAGCATGCGCCATCTGGACCCGGACTTCGTGCGCCGGCGATTTCCCACCATCGCCGCGACCTGCGCCCGCCACGGTCTCGACATCGGACGGGACCGTATTCCGGTGACTCCGGCGGCGCACTACATGATGGGCGGCGTCAAGACCGACCTGTGGGGGCGCACGTCGATTCCGGGCCTGTATGCGGCGGGGGAGGCGGCCTGCACGGGAGTGCACGGCGCCAACCGGCTGGCCAGCAACTCCCTGCTCGAGGGCCTGGTCTTCGGAGCCCGGGCCGGCCGGGCCATCCTCGGCGACGCGCCGGCGCCCCCGCCGGAAGGGCCGATCGCCGGGGATCCGGACGTGGCGCGGTCGATCGATCCGGCGCGCGCCCTCGAGGTCCTGGGCGCGCTCCGGCGCGTCCTGTGGGAAGGGGCGGGGATTCTCAGGGACGCCACGGGGCTCGAGCGGTCGATCGCCACAACGCTCGACCTAGAGCGCGGGCTCGCGCCGCGCCGCGCCACGCGCGCCGGCGTCGAAGCCAGGAACCTCCTCTTCGTGGGACGTCTCATCGCCGAATCGGCCCTGCGCCGGCGCGAGAGCCGGGGAGCCCACTTTCGCGAGGACTTCCCCGAGCGGGAGCCGGGCCGCGGCCGGCACGCGATCATCGCCCCCGGGGCGCCCGCCCCGGACCTGCCGCGTCTCGCCGTGCCCGTCGGCGACTAA
- a CDS encoding tetratricopeptide repeat protein: MPPRLVGPALLVLLVLPWPCGSARADIIHLKNGGKIVADSWEERGDVLIVVQGSGRITVPRADILRVETTPPGPPASDPAPRPGPAGPPGSPAPPATAAKSGIDQMSDDEIAEAITALKRRIDDYPLAREENTRRLVALLDHLGGRAYKARQFDTAVSRFREALGYDPKDAGAQLGLAAAYFRQDQDIFARSTLERALLDHPDHPALHALLGDVYNSQERTEEALLEWRKAYALKPDPSLKEKIDKLARERSIDGDYRQSEAAHFTLRYDGQRAGPDLGSQILDYLESQFRPLESRFDHYPLQPIVVILYPQKQFYEATQAGADVGGLYDGKIRVPSGGLKQIDAEARRVLLHELAHAFIAGKSRGTAPRWLHEGLAQSIEGRTTPTATGAALAREYQNPGGRESWGQAFSYPSALCFVEWLDGRIGFPALVDVLEQMGRGVTPEAAFEQVTRYSLKELRQAWGEALVRKYLQ; encoded by the coding sequence ATGCCCCCGCGTCTCGTCGGTCCCGCGCTCCTCGTGCTGCTCGTCCTGCCGTGGCCTTGCGGCTCGGCGCGTGCCGACATCATCCATCTGAAAAACGGCGGGAAGATCGTCGCCGACTCCTGGGAGGAGCGGGGCGACGTCCTGATCGTCGTCCAGGGGAGCGGTCGAATCACGGTCCCGCGGGCGGACATCCTGCGCGTCGAGACCACCCCTCCCGGACCTCCCGCGTCGGACCCGGCCCCCCGGCCCGGACCCGCAGGTCCGCCGGGATCTCCGGCCCCGCCGGCGACCGCCGCGAAGAGCGGCATCGACCAGATGAGCGACGACGAGATCGCCGAAGCCATCACCGCGCTGAAGCGGCGCATCGACGACTATCCCCTGGCGCGCGAGGAGAACACGCGCCGTCTCGTGGCGCTCCTCGATCATCTCGGCGGGCGGGCGTACAAGGCGCGGCAGTTCGACACCGCGGTCAGCCGATTTCGCGAGGCGCTCGGCTACGACCCGAAGGACGCCGGCGCGCAGCTCGGCCTGGCCGCGGCCTATTTCCGGCAGGACCAGGACATCTTCGCGCGCTCGACGCTGGAGCGGGCGCTCCTGGATCATCCGGACCATCCCGCGCTGCACGCCCTGCTCGGCGACGTGTACAACAGCCAGGAGCGCACCGAGGAAGCGCTTCTGGAATGGCGAAAGGCCTATGCGCTCAAGCCCGATCCCTCCCTGAAGGAGAAGATCGACAAACTGGCTCGGGAGCGCTCCATCGACGGGGACTACCGGCAGTCGGAGGCGGCGCACTTCACCCTGAGGTACGACGGACAGCGGGCCGGGCCCGACCTGGGCAGCCAGATCCTGGACTATCTGGAAAGCCAGTTTCGCCCGCTCGAGTCGCGCTTCGATCACTATCCGCTGCAGCCGATCGTGGTCATCCTCTATCCGCAGAAGCAGTTCTACGAGGCGACGCAGGCGGGGGCCGACGTCGGCGGGCTCTATGACGGCAAGATCCGGGTGCCGAGCGGCGGGTTGAAGCAGATCGACGCCGAGGCCCGTCGCGTGCTCCTGCACGAGCTCGCGCACGCCTTCATCGCCGGCAAGAGCCGGGGCACGGCGCCCCGGTGGCTGCACGAGGGGCTGGCGCAGTCGATCGAAGGCCGGACGACGCCGACCGCCACGGGGGCCGCCCTGGCCCGTGAGTACCAGAATCCGGGCGGCCGGGAATCCTGGGGCCAGGCGTTTTCCTATCCCTCCGCCCTGTGCTTCGTCGAGTGGCTGGATGGGCGCATCGGCTTCCCTGCGCTGGTCGACGTCCTCGAACAGATGGGCCGAGGAGTGACTCCCGAGGCCGCCTTCGAGCAGGTCACCCGCTATTCGCTCAAGGAGTTGCGCCAGGCCTGGGGAGAGGCCCTGGTCCGGAAATACTTGCAATAA
- a CDS encoding CcmD family protein yields the protein MMLSSLAPIAPLLALVAQDPATGFVAENVAARPEVVERGLRFLNLAYTAVWVVLAVYLLSLSLRLRRLSSQLRRLKERAGL from the coding sequence ATGATGCTCTCGAGTCTCGCGCCGATCGCCCCTCTCCTGGCGCTGGTGGCGCAGGATCCCGCGACCGGTTTTGTCGCCGAAAACGTCGCCGCCCGCCCCGAGGTCGTGGAGCGGGGGCTGCGCTTCCTCAATCTCGCCTACACGGCCGTCTGGGTGGTCCTGGCGGTCTACCTGCTCAGCCTGTCCCTCCGCCTCCGCCGTCTCTCATCCCAGTTGCGACGGCTGAAGGAGCGCGCCGGGCTCTGA
- the lepB gene encoding signal peptidase I, which translates to MLPDDAPKGILRDYFETIVTCVIFVMFARTFVFQQSKIPTGSMIPTLLVGDYIMVNKFAYAPASSWPLLARAEKAILPIRQMHRGDIVVFKFPEEPEKDYIKRVIGLPGEEIEIRSRQVYIDGNPLEESYKVHRNPRGLNFEQDDYPKTRIPENSLFCMGDNRDNSKDSRSWGFVPRDFVKGRAFMIWWSYDEDRDAWQRTGVADKIGGIWDKISHLFTKSRWERSFRIIK; encoded by the coding sequence ATGCTGCCTGACGACGCGCCCAAGGGGATCCTGCGGGACTATTTCGAGACGATCGTCACCTGCGTCATTTTCGTGATGTTCGCCCGCACGTTCGTGTTCCAGCAGTCGAAGATCCCGACCGGCTCGATGATCCCCACGCTTCTCGTGGGCGACTACATCATGGTCAACAAGTTCGCGTACGCTCCCGCGTCCTCGTGGCCCCTCCTGGCGCGCGCCGAGAAGGCGATCCTGCCGATCCGCCAGATGCATCGCGGCGACATCGTCGTCTTCAAGTTCCCCGAGGAGCCGGAGAAGGACTACATCAAGCGCGTCATCGGCCTCCCGGGAGAGGAGATTGAAATCCGCTCCCGGCAGGTGTACATCGACGGCAATCCCCTCGAGGAGAGCTACAAGGTTCACCGGAATCCCCGGGGGCTCAACTTCGAGCAGGACGACTATCCCAAGACGCGCATCCCGGAGAACTCCCTGTTCTGCATGGGAGACAACCGCGACAACAGCAAGGACAGCCGATCGTGGGGCTTCGTGCCTCGCGACTTCGTCAAGGGGCGGGCCTTCATGATCTGGTGGTCCTACGACGAGGACCGGGACGCCTGGCAGAGAACCGGCGTCGCCGACAAGATCGGGGGGATCTGGGACAAGATCTCCCACCTGTTCACCAAATCACGCTGGGAGCGGAGCTTCCGCATCATCAAGTGA
- a CDS encoding DUF4388 domain-containing protein, which produces MQDFPSQGPIDGLFLPRLVASLHLDEFEGALRLTFPDATKILYFKRGEIASAASNAEPDRLANILIQEGRLGAEQLDLARNSIPPGASLGKTLIDMGFLSPSELLQGARRQVRLIVVSCFRSTSGGYEMVPGPLPPEVTSLGLNTRRLVFDCLQEAGDRAAVIREIGSMESVYRPTDRLALALSGLKLDAETDRVARLLDGTSTLRDLSSRTALDDFTVGKIVLALDLLRAAERVAPAAGEVAARPAPAIAVAAAEPATRAGGRGRTIPVETDPEEEPPEPAPVESADATDDGEVVIIEEDAGGDAAPPGLEPAPAPPRPSEPPRAAAATPAEPTPFPAEELPAFASPLPGESATVEPQWQVDPETGERVHVGPIEMTFDGKVGGRHGETRGLSRFMTAAVGVAVVAAATIAFLILRRGTSAPEPPGEAAEAGTIASAPPPAAPPDAQPPATPPAEPERPARDDSATAPVPETVAAAPSAPPTPRPRPARAGAAVADDPGYARARQRLDQDDAAGAAGLFREVLSARRPGAVSLQLMIACQEDTVKGARRRAGEGSELYILPYTLKGRSCYRVLWGLYESAEDARAAVPTLPAGLSEGTHPITVSVARLLPAE; this is translated from the coding sequence ATGCAGGACTTCCCATCCCAGGGACCGATCGACGGCCTCTTCCTGCCGCGGCTCGTCGCCTCGCTTCACCTCGATGAGTTCGAGGGAGCGCTGCGTCTCACCTTTCCGGACGCCACGAAGATCCTCTATTTCAAGCGGGGCGAGATCGCCTCGGCGGCCAGCAATGCCGAGCCGGATCGGCTGGCCAACATCCTGATCCAGGAAGGCCGGCTGGGCGCCGAGCAGCTCGACCTGGCGCGCAACAGCATCCCGCCGGGAGCGTCCCTGGGAAAGACCCTCATCGACATGGGGTTCCTGAGCCCCTCCGAGCTGCTTCAGGGGGCGCGTCGGCAGGTGCGCCTGATCGTCGTCTCCTGCTTCCGGTCCACCTCCGGAGGGTACGAAATGGTGCCGGGACCTCTGCCCCCTGAGGTGACCTCTCTCGGCCTCAACACGCGGCGCCTCGTCTTCGATTGCCTGCAGGAGGCGGGCGACCGGGCCGCCGTGATTCGCGAGATCGGCTCGATGGAATCGGTCTATCGGCCGACCGATCGCCTCGCCCTGGCCCTGTCGGGGCTGAAGCTCGATGCGGAGACCGACCGCGTCGCGCGCCTGCTGGACGGCACCTCCACGCTGCGCGACCTCAGCAGCCGGACGGCGCTCGATGACTTCACCGTGGGCAAGATCGTCCTGGCCCTCGACCTCCTAAGGGCCGCCGAGCGAGTCGCCCCCGCGGCCGGCGAGGTGGCGGCACGTCCCGCCCCGGCCATCGCGGTCGCCGCGGCGGAGCCGGCGACGCGAGCCGGCGGGCGCGGGCGCACGATCCCGGTCGAGACCGACCCGGAGGAGGAGCCGCCGGAGCCGGCGCCGGTGGAGTCGGCCGATGCGACGGACGACGGTGAAGTCGTGATCATCGAGGAGGACGCGGGAGGTGACGCGGCGCCCCCCGGTCTCGAGCCCGCGCCGGCTCCGCCCCGGCCCTCCGAGCCGCCTCGGGCTGCCGCGGCAACCCCGGCGGAGCCCACCCCGTTTCCCGCGGAGGAGCTCCCCGCCTTTGCCAGTCCGCTTCCCGGTGAGTCGGCGACCGTCGAGCCGCAGTGGCAGGTCGACCCGGAGACCGGCGAGCGGGTCCATGTAGGGCCGATCGAGATGACCTTCGACGGGAAGGTCGGCGGGCGTCACGGCGAAACTCGTGGGCTGTCGCGTTTCATGACGGCGGCCGTGGGCGTGGCCGTGGTGGCGGCCGCCACCATCGCGTTCCTGATCCTGCGCCGCGGGACGTCCGCTCCGGAACCCCCCGGGGAGGCGGCTGAGGCCGGCACAATCGCCTCGGCGCCACCCCCGGCGGCCCCTCCCGACGCGCAGCCGCCCGCGACGCCTCCGGCTGAACCCGAGCGGCCGGCCCGGGATGACTCCGCGACCGCGCCGGTTCCGGAGACCGTGGCAGCCGCTCCGTCCGCACCTCCGACCCCGAGGCCCCGCCCCGCGCGTGCCGGGGCCGCCGTGGCGGACGATCCCGGCTACGCCCGGGCGCGCCAGCGCCTGGACCAGGACGACGCCGCCGGGGCGGCCGGCCTGTTCAGGGAGGTGCTGTCCGCCCGGCGGCCGGGCGCCGTGAGCCTGCAGCTGATGATCGCCTGCCAGGAGGACACGGTGAAGGGGGCGCGCCGGCGTGCCGGTGAGGGGAGCGAGTTGTACATCCTTCCCTACACGCTCAAGGGTCGTTCGTGCTACCGCGTTCTCTGGGGTCTGTACGAGAGCGCCGAGGACGCCCGGGCGGCGGTTCCCACACTTCCGGCCGGATTGAGCGAGGGAACCCATCCGATCACCGTGTCCGTGGCGCGCCTCCTCCCTGCGGAATAA
- a CDS encoding heme exporter protein CcmB, with protein sequence MSYWRAVLLVAGKDLRIELRSREQVVSLLFFALLVLVVFNFAFDFTVIDFVTLGPGVLWVAFIFSGVLAINRSFQNEREQERIQGILLAPIDRSAFYLGKVAATVLFMTAIEAILVPIAVVMFNFRFSGRIALTILALALNTVGFAAVGTLFSAMTTRTRRGDLLLPLLLFPAAVPVALAAVKTTTHLLAGRPFERYASWIALSAAYDLIFLAAAVLLFDYVLEE encoded by the coding sequence GTGAGCTACTGGCGGGCGGTCCTCCTCGTGGCGGGCAAGGACTTGAGAATCGAGCTGCGCAGCCGCGAGCAGGTCGTGAGCCTCCTGTTCTTCGCGCTGCTGGTTCTGGTGGTATTCAACTTCGCGTTCGATTTCACCGTCATCGATTTCGTGACCCTGGGCCCAGGCGTCCTGTGGGTGGCTTTCATCTTCTCGGGCGTCCTGGCGATCAACCGCTCGTTCCAGAACGAACGGGAGCAGGAGCGGATCCAGGGAATCCTTCTGGCGCCGATCGACCGCAGCGCCTTTTACCTCGGCAAGGTTGCGGCGACCGTCCTGTTCATGACGGCCATCGAGGCGATCCTGGTTCCGATCGCGGTCGTCATGTTCAACTTCAGGTTCAGCGGCCGGATCGCCCTGACGATCCTGGCGCTCGCCTTGAACACGGTCGGGTTCGCGGCGGTCGGCACCCTGTTTTCCGCCATGACCACCCGCACCCGGCGTGGCGATCTGCTCCTGCCGCTCCTGCTCTTCCCTGCCGCGGTCCCGGTCGCGCTGGCGGCGGTCAAGACGACGACCCACCTGCTCGCCGGGCGCCCCTTCGAGAGGTACGCATCCTGGATCGCCCTGTCCGCGGCCTACGACCTGATCTTTCTGGCCGCGGCGGTCCTGCTGTTCGACTATGTGCTGGAGGAATGA
- a CDS encoding cytochrome c biogenesis protein yields the protein MTGPQTRRTDTHLLGWIEPALWVAVALLVPFCLHVIFRVVPTEGKMGVVQRIFYFHVPSAFAGFLGVGLCALCSALYLWKRQRRYDLVAHASAEIAVVFFTIVLLTGPIWARPVWGVWWTGEVRLTSTLVLWLMYAGYLILRRSAENPEQEARWGAVLGIVGALDLPIIYKSVEWWRGLHPKVLKVSGGQGLDPIMERGLLLCSVTFIVLFALLLLLRCRAGVLEDELDALTRHLARRGAGAEPA from the coding sequence ATGACAGGACCCCAGACCCGTCGCACGGACACACACCTTCTCGGCTGGATCGAGCCGGCGCTCTGGGTGGCGGTCGCGCTCCTCGTCCCCTTCTGCCTGCACGTGATCTTCCGGGTCGTTCCCACCGAGGGAAAGATGGGCGTGGTCCAGCGCATCTTTTACTTCCACGTTCCATCGGCCTTCGCGGGGTTTCTGGGGGTCGGGTTGTGCGCCCTGTGCAGCGCGCTGTACCTTTGGAAACGACAGCGCCGCTACGACCTGGTGGCGCATGCCTCCGCCGAGATCGCCGTCGTCTTCTTCACCATCGTCCTGCTCACCGGACCGATCTGGGCCAGGCCGGTTTGGGGTGTGTGGTGGACGGGTGAGGTCCGCCTGACCTCGACCCTGGTCCTGTGGCTGATGTATGCCGGCTACCTCATCCTTCGACGCAGCGCCGAGAACCCCGAGCAGGAGGCGCGCTGGGGCGCGGTCCTGGGCATCGTGGGGGCCCTGGACCTGCCGATCATCTACAAGTCGGTGGAATGGTGGCGGGGCCTGCATCCCAAGGTGCTGAAGGTGTCGGGCGGCCAGGGCCTCGATCCGATCATGGAGCGCGGCCTGCTGCTGTGCTCGGTCACGTTCATCGTCCTGTTCGCTCTCCTGCTCCTCCTGCGCTGCCGCGCGGGGGTCCTGGAAGACGAGCTGGACGCTCTCACCCGGCACCTGGCGCGACGCGGGGCCGGCGCGGAGCCGGCATGA